A genomic segment from Gopherus evgoodei ecotype Sinaloan lineage chromosome 6, rGopEvg1_v1.p, whole genome shotgun sequence encodes:
- the LOC115654066 gene encoding TATA box-binding protein-associated factor RNA polymerase I subunit C-like, whose translation MEFPGSLFPAFCSAGPPRDLPGPAPAPLAGWGGCGPVLGPGAGQPQERFIPLRRKKGESWAPAEACAVPFLLPNASSRVPTLTPHDILYVGQIQRKHQAGKTGGAALDFTGQLARFFLDHPEEAFGAMGRLLQENFYLGEARLRSKARENTISVKTLVQELGRREGRRHCPQLQPSPRLRRFSCLSRDWLFEVPLGLLAECIHEELALQCAKLLFDDAPTGGALAWLPTEDVAPAPRGCLVYPGGEAMNLLCFQEVALEQVAGGLQPHAHGRPAQFELSGRVRQVAATRVAGEALVGVRSDYHCGAWRLQTDTAPVPLQVIRTDAPASCLTVSPHLPGELSVCTLSGAVYLWNVETGLQRLRQDPETAFFREASPWRWSEFTSHPRVLSCADRTGLQCLDVRAPTSCQFDLFKVGGEAECQRGERVMLPMYLGRAHPCQHLVATQFSVYVLDERFPLVPMLRWEHMLEAPPIFAHLAPGRSQETSHKVLLGAHRTQELLLLQYTGGSHSACQLTGPPRRLHPISQGLQHLSPQVTPWQGLLRQRLAAPAAGVTAAPAKQEPLEPLLVFQLSEAGDLFYQSLVPEPPAESESSEAPTSPPSLPVPAVAGQPSPAWGASLGSGSEESGPLPGPVSEGSANAGQAAAPEEAMPSVGLAAAAPYGCWLTALIRAWSRRPEQSQPQRPPTIGHQRLFTHGELSQPAGASPLYRQARQLLRRAMRERACLAPWALGLPPTPLAMPDPVEPRAWPDDLSKRLTASWAGGWGEWWEEKLGVTRAHKLHALRDRRRRLKQARSRRSLFGSFTSSVTYQSDLSDFSACSQPPSEPLGQACEELQPPAPVCRQDLSPARAGRGHRPPAPGQDWPASPLASSSQRSGQEAWGSQDPEDSSQLLSSQTLSSRGIPKERRKTLRDYLAIFTQPCPEPPAELPASQVSSLGSQRWGPSSQSQRSTGSQPPRKRPRMGF comes from the exons ATGGAGTTCCCGGGGAGCCTGTTTCCCGCCTTCTGCAGCGCCGGGCCCCCCCGCGACctgcccggccccgcccccgccccgctcgcgggctgggggggctgcggcCCCGTGCTGGGGCCCGGCGCGGGCCAG CCCCAGGAGAGGTTTATTCCACTTCGCAGGAAGAAGGGCGAGAGCTGGGCCCCTGCCGAGGCGTGTGCGGTGCCCTTCCTGCTCCCCAACGCGA GCAGTCGTGTCCCCACACTGACGCCCCATGACATCCTCTACGTGGGGCAGATTCAAAGGAAGCACCAGGCCGGCAAGACTGGGGGGGCTGCGCTGGACTTCACGGGGCAG CTGGCTCGTTTCTTCCTGGATCACCCTGAGGAGGCCTTCGGCGCCATGGGGCGGCTTCTTCAGGAGAACTTCTACCTAGGGGAGGCGCGGCTGCGG agcAAAGCGCGGGAAAACACCATCTCAGTGAAGACCCTGGTCCAGGAGCTTGGCCGGAGGGAGGGCAGGCG tcactgcccccagctccagcccagcccgCGGCTGCGCCGGTTCTCCTGCCTGTCCCGGGACTGGCTGTTCGAGGTGCCGCTGGGCCTGCTGGCCGAGTGCATCCATGAGGAGCTGGCGCTGCAGTGTGCGAAGCTGCTGTTCGACGACGCCCCGACCGGGGGAGCACTGGCCTGGCTCCCCACTGAGGATGTGGCTCCTGCCCCCAGAGGCTGCTTGGTCTACCCAGGAGGGGAGGCCATGAATCTCCTCT GTTTCCAGGAGGTGGCTCTGGAGCAGGTGGCCGGTGGCCTGCAGCCCCACGCCCACGGCCGCCCGGCGCAGTTCGAGCTCAGTGGCCGGGTCCGCCAGGTGGCTGCCACGCGGGTAGCCGGGGAAG CCCTCGTCGGCGTTCGCTCGGATTATCACtgtggtgcctggcggctccagACCGACACCGCCCCTGTCCCTCTCCAAGTCATTCGCACCGATGCGCCTGCCTCCTGTCTCACCGTCAG cccccacctccccggGGAGCTGTCGGTCTGCACCCTCAGCGGGGCCGTGTACCTCTGGAACGTCGAGACTGG GCTGCAGCGACTGCGCCAGGACCCCGAGACGGCGTTCTTCCGAGAGGCGTCACCGTGGCGCTGgagtgagttcacctcccacccgcGGGTGCTGAGCTGCGCTGACCGCACTGGCCTGCAGTGCCTCGACGTGCGG GCTCCCACCAGTTGCCAGTTTGATCTGTTCAAGGTGGGAGGAGAAGCCGAGTGCCAGAGAGGAGAGCGAGTGATGCTACCCATGTACCTGGGCAGGGCCCACCCCTGCCAGCACCTTGTCGCCACACAG TTTTCGGTGTACGTGCTGGACGAGCGCTTCCCCCTGGTGCCGATGCTGCGCTGGGAGCACATGCTGGAGGCCCCGCCCATCTTTGCCCATCTTGCCCCGGGCCGGTCTCAGGAGACCAGCCACAAGGTGCTGCTGGGCGCCCACCGCacgcaggagctgctgctgctgcagtacacGG GTGGCAGCCATTCAGCCTGCCAACTCACAGGGCCCCCCCGGCGGCTCCATCCCATCTCCCAGGGTCTGCAGCACCTTTCCCCGCAGGTGACCCCCTGGCAGGGCCTGCTGCGCCAGAGGCTGGCCGCGCCCGCAGCTG GCGTGACGGCCGCCCCTGCCAAGCAGGAGCCACTGGAGCCCTTGCTGGTTTTCCAGCTCTCTGAGGCCGGGGACCTGTTCTACCAAAGCCTGGTGCCCGAGCCACCGGCAGAGAGCGAGTCGTCGGAAGCCCCCACCTCGCCCCCATCCCTGCCAGTTCCTGCTGTGGCCGGCCAGCCCTCGCCCGCGTGGGGCGCCTCCCTGGGCTCGGGCAGCGAGGAGAGCGGCCCCCTGCCAGGGCCTGTCTCCGAGGGCAGCGCCAATGCTGGgcaggcagcagccccagaggAAGCCATGCCCAGCGTGGGCCTGGCAGCCGCTGCCCCCTACGGCTGCTGGCTGACAGCTCTCATCAGGGCCTGGAGCCGGCGGCCGGAGCAGAGCCAGCCCCAGCGCCCCCCCACCATCGGCCATCAGCGCCTCTTCACCCATGGGGAGCTGAGCCAGCCGGCTGGGGCCAGCCCCCTCTACCGCCAGGCCCGCCAGCTGCTGCGCCGCGCCATGCGGGAGCGGGCCTGCCTGGCACCTTgggccctggggctgccccccacccccttggccATGCCTGACCCcgtggagcccagggcctggcccGACGACCTGAGCAAGCGGCTGACGGCGTCGTGGGCGGGCGGCTGGGGCGAGTGGTGGGAGGAGAAGCTGGGCGTGACCAGGGCCCACAAGCTGCACGCGCTGAGGGACCGGAGACGACGCCTGAAGCAGGCGCGGAGCCGCCGCAGCCTGTTTGGCAGCTTCACCTCCTCTGTCACCTACCAGTCTGACCTCAGTGACTTCtccgcctgcagccagccccccaGCGAGCCCCTGGGCCAGGCCTGCGAGGAGCTGCAACCCCCGGCCCCTGTGTGCCgccaggacctttccccagcaaGGGCGGGAAGGGGGCATCGGCCCCCAGCCCCTGGGCAGGACTGGCCGGCCTCCCCGctggccagcagctcccagcgcagcgggcaggaggcctggggcagccaggacccagaggaCTCTTCCCAGCTGCTCTCGTCCCAGACCCTGAGCTCGCGGGGCATCCCCAAGGAGCGCAGGAAAACCCTGCGGGACTACCTGGCCATCTTCACCCAGCCCTGCCCGGAGCCGCCGGCCGAGCTCCCTGCGAGCCAGGTCTCCAGCCTGGGCAGCCAACGCTGGggcccctcctcccagagccagcgcTCCACAGGGTCGCAGCCCCCCCGCAAACGGCCCCGCATGGGCTTCTGA